GGACAGGAAATTAGCACTTTTAAATTAAACGACGAAAACGAACATTGGATTGATTTTAGCAACTTAAATAAAGGTCAATATATTTTAGAATATATTGATGATAAGGGTTTAGTTAGTTTTGTAAAATTGATTAAGATTTAGTGATGGTTTAGGGGAAAAAAAGAGGCTGTCAAAAATGACAGCCTCTTTTTTATTTTTTCATCAATTCATTAAATTACTAAAGAAAAGCGTTTAAAAGCTACTACTTTTAAATCTTTGTCAATACTTTCGAGGTATTGACGAACAGTTTTTTTACTATCGCCAAGATATTCTTGATTAAGGAGTGTGCTTTCTTTGTAGAATTTATTGAGTTTACCTTCGGCAATTTTATCAATCATGTTTTCGGGTTTACCTTCTTTGCGAGCTTGATCTCTACCAATTTCAAGTTCTTTTTCGATTATTTCTTGTGGTACATCGTCTTTGTCAATAGCAACAGGGCTTTGAGCAGCAATTTGCATCGCAATTTCTTTAGCTATTTGTTCGTCTGAAAGTATTTTGTTAAATCCTACGATACTTCCAATTTTGCTTCCAAAATGAATATATGAATAAACGTATTCAGCTTCGATATATTCATAGCAAGCAATGTCCATGCGTTCGCCAATGGCAGCAACTTTTTCCATAATCATATCGTTAATGGTAACTCCATCAACTTTGATTTGTTTTAGTTCGTCGATGTTTTTAGGGCGATTTTTTAATGCTGCATCGGCAATGGTTTCAGCAACTTTAACAAAGCCTTCGTTTTTGGCAACGAAATCGGTTTCGCAACTGAGAGCGGTCATTACAACAAAACGTTTATCACTTGATGTACGTGCAACAACGCATCCTTCAGTAGTTTCTCTATCGGAGCGTTTCATGGCTATAGCTTGTCCGCGTTTACGGATAATTTCTATTGCTTTATCAATATTTCCATCTGCTTCGTTGAGAGCATTTTTGCAGTCCATTAAGCCTGCACCAGTTACTTTTCTTAATTTAGTAATATCTGCTGTAGTTATTTGAGCCATAAATTTCTTTTTTTAGGGTTTATTTATTCTTTTGATTTTGGTTTACGAGCCGAACTTTTTTTACGAGCTATTGTTTTAGCTTCTTTATCAGTATTTTCTTCTTTTGAAGCTTCGGAAGATTTATCTTCGGCAGGAGTGTTTTCTTTTTCTACTTTTCTTTCTTCAAAACCTTCTTTAATAGCATCTATTATGGTGTCTAATATTA
This DNA window, taken from Bacteroidales bacterium, encodes the following:
- a CDS encoding elongation factor Ts; amino-acid sequence: MAQITTADITKLRKVTGAGLMDCKNALNEADGNIDKAIEIIRKRGQAIAMKRSDRETTEGCVVARTSSDKRFVVMTALSCETDFVAKNEGFVKVAETIADAALKNRPKNIDELKQIKVDGVTINDMIMEKVAAIGERMDIACYEYIEAEYVYSYIHFGSKIGSIVGFNKILSDEQIAKEIAMQIAAQSPVAIDKDDVPQEIIEKELEIGRDQARKEGKPENMIDKIAEGKLNKFYKESTLLNQEYLGDSKKTVRQYLESIDKDLKVVAFKRFSLVI